Proteins from a genomic interval of Lolium perenne isolate Kyuss_39 chromosome 1, Kyuss_2.0, whole genome shotgun sequence:
- the LOC139833424 gene encoding uncharacterized protein, with translation MDDPTQPTPVCVDNFDDPPTQPATKKKGESRRTQGFVDEEDKCLCEAWLATTQDCINGAQQKGKVYWAKVLQQYNETRMHPPYHITGPRMEESLRKRWNYIKQETAKFCSTVEHAINNPVSGTGVMTVASRALQKFRATHKKGFHMVHCWELLKDNSKWMISFAAYNEAVRNGTAINLDGEDDDQDF, from the exons atggatgacccg acgcagccaacacccgtgtgCGTGGACAACTTCGACGACCCGCCAACACAGCCCGCCACcaagaagaagggggagagccGCAGGACACAAGGCTTCGTCGACGAGGAGGACAAGTGTTTGTGTGAAGCGTGGCTGGCAACGACCCAAGATTGTATCAATGGCGCCCagcaaaagggcaaggtctatTGGGCCAAGGTCTTGCAGCAGTACAACGAGACCAGGATGCACCCGCCCTACCATATCACAGGCCCTCGGATGGAGGAGTCCCTCcggaaaagatggaactacatcaaacaagagactgCCAAGTTCTGCTCGACGGTCGAACATGCTATTAACAACCCCGTAAGCGGCACTGGCGTCATGACAGTG GCATCCCGCGCCTTGCAGAAGTTCAGGGCGACGCACAAGaagggcttccatatggtccattgtTGGGAGCTGCTCAAAGACAACAGCAAGTGGATGATAAGCTTTGCGGCCTACAACGAAGCTGTGAGGAATGGGACAGCGATCAACCTcgacggcgaagacgacgatcaag ATTTCTAA